A part of Streptomyces sp. DSM 40750 genomic DNA contains:
- a CDS encoding glycoside hydrolase family 95 protein, which yields MITEPSDTTTHARRHGTWEPAPAARWEDAFLTGNGRHGAMVFGDPNDDRVIVNHHTLVRPNGGETARPPRLAGELASLQDRLLAGDLAAAEGFTDGRELQWVQPFHPAFQLRLRRADGDRRGYRRRVDFTTGVVEAECDGWRSRVFVSRADDVIVQCVTGHRLTLDIDLDHRLPGAPTDLRVGHGAVLTPEGASLSLRARYPGSDRAYTGTTLVVVTGGRTTLTPPGVRVERARSVLLLTRVRRHTGELDTVAERQGLLKLLPERDPHSDLLKPLPEHAPHSDLLEPLPEHDPYGDLLEPLPEHAPYSYLLERHLDLHRTAYNRASLTLDADDTERSLPGSELIRRPHSPALLERLFAAGRYHLLSSSGLLPPRLVGLWTGDWNTAWAGAFTNDANLNLQTSSAAAAALPEVTEANASLIHRQFADWRDNARSIFGARGVVAPPHSDGETGLTYHFSREYPLHLWTAGADWLLKPLVDHDETRGERDPRTASALAEVALFYEDFLTRTDDDGNIVVVPSYSPENRPANASWGAINAAMDLSAARHALLTAAEYHADRPERADRWRALAARLPPHRVNADGALAEWAWPGLDDTYDHRHLSHLYGVWPLEEINPYDTPDLAEAAHRALELRGAENDSAHGHLHHALVAARLRDGERVAHALGQVLDGDFFHASLMSAHYPKRDVYNADAAHTLPAVLIEMLVQSTPDRLVLLPALPAACPTGRLRGVRTRFGAELDLTWSPQDVTAVIRPTRNRRVELRTSAGAEPLDLVAGEDRVLTLEAR from the coding sequence ATGATCACGGAACCGAGCGACACGACCACGCACGCGCGGCGGCACGGCACTTGGGAACCGGCCCCCGCAGCCCGCTGGGAGGACGCCTTCCTGACCGGCAACGGCCGACACGGCGCCATGGTGTTCGGCGATCCGAACGACGACCGCGTCATCGTCAACCACCACACCCTCGTCCGTCCCAACGGCGGCGAGACCGCCAGGCCGCCGCGCCTCGCCGGCGAACTCGCCTCGCTCCAGGACCGGTTGCTCGCCGGAGACCTGGCCGCCGCCGAGGGGTTCACGGACGGGCGGGAGTTGCAGTGGGTGCAGCCCTTCCACCCCGCTTTCCAGCTGCGGCTGAGGCGGGCGGACGGGGACAGGCGCGGCTACCGCCGCCGCGTCGACTTCACCACCGGCGTCGTCGAGGCGGAGTGCGACGGCTGGCGCAGCCGCGTCTTCGTCTCCCGTGCGGACGACGTGATCGTCCAGTGCGTCACGGGGCACCGGCTCACCCTGGACATCGACCTCGACCACCGGCTGCCGGGCGCGCCCACCGATCTGAGGGTCGGTCACGGCGCGGTCCTCACCCCCGAGGGCGCGTCGCTGAGCCTGCGCGCCCGCTACCCGGGCAGCGACCGCGCGTACACCGGCACCACGCTCGTCGTCGTCACCGGCGGCCGTACGACCCTCACCCCGCCCGGCGTACGGGTGGAACGGGCCCGGTCGGTGCTGCTGCTCACCCGGGTACGGCGACACACCGGCGAGCTGGACACGGTGGCCGAACGGCAGGGCCTCCTGAAGCTGTTGCCGGAGCGCGACCCCCACAGCGACCTCCTGAAGCCGCTGCCGGAGCACGCCCCCCACAGCGATCTCCTGGAGCCGCTGCCGGAGCACGACCCTTACGGCGACCTCTTGGAGCCGCTGCCGGAGCACGCCCCCTACAGCTACCTCCTGGAGCGTCACCTGGACCTCCACCGGACCGCCTACAACCGAGCCTCGCTCACCCTCGACGCCGACGACACCGAACGCTCCCTCCCCGGCTCCGAACTCATCCGCCGCCCCCACAGCCCCGCCCTCCTCGAACGCCTCTTCGCCGCCGGCCGCTACCACCTCCTCTCCTCCAGCGGCCTGCTTCCGCCCCGGCTGGTCGGCCTGTGGACCGGCGACTGGAACACGGCCTGGGCGGGCGCGTTCACCAACGACGCCAACCTCAATCTGCAGACGTCCTCCGCCGCGGCCGCGGCCCTGCCCGAAGTCACCGAGGCCAACGCCTCCCTGATCCACCGTCAGTTCGCCGACTGGCGGGACAACGCCCGCTCGATCTTCGGTGCCCGAGGTGTCGTCGCCCCGCCCCACTCCGACGGTGAGACCGGTCTGACGTACCACTTCAGCCGCGAGTACCCGCTGCACCTGTGGACGGCGGGCGCGGACTGGCTGCTGAAGCCGCTCGTCGACCACGACGAGACCCGCGGCGAACGCGACCCGCGCACGGCCTCCGCCCTCGCCGAAGTCGCCCTGTTCTACGAGGACTTCCTCACCCGCACGGACGACGACGGAAACATCGTCGTCGTCCCCTCCTACTCGCCCGAGAACCGTCCCGCGAACGCGAGCTGGGGTGCGATCAACGCGGCCATGGACCTGTCGGCCGCCCGGCACGCCCTGCTCACCGCCGCCGAGTACCACGCGGACCGGCCCGAGCGGGCGGACCGCTGGCGCGCGCTCGCCGCCCGGCTCCCGCCCCACCGCGTCAACGCCGACGGTGCACTCGCCGAATGGGCCTGGCCGGGCCTCGACGACACCTACGACCACCGTCATCTGAGCCATCTCTACGGCGTCTGGCCCCTGGAGGAGATCAACCCGTACGACACCCCGGACCTCGCGGAGGCCGCCCACCGCGCCCTCGAACTGCGCGGCGCGGAGAACGACTCGGCCCACGGCCATCTGCACCACGCCCTCGTCGCGGCCCGGCTGCGCGACGGCGAACGGGTCGCGCACGCCCTCGGCCAGGTCCTCGACGGGGACTTCTTCCACGCCTCGCTGATGAGCGCGCACTACCCGAAGCGCGACGTCTACAACGCGGACGCCGCGCACACCCTGCCCGCCGTGCTGATCGAGATGCTCGTGCAGTCGACCCCCGACCGCCTGGTACTGCTGCCCGCGCTCCCGGCGGCCTGTCCGACGGGCCGGCTGCGAGGCGTCCGCACGAGGTTCGGGGCCGAACTCGACCTCACCTGGAGCCCCCAAGACGTGACCGCGGTGATCCGCCCCACCCGGAACCGCCGCGTCGAACTCCGGACTTCCGCCGGCGCCGAGCCGCTCGACCTCGTCGCCGGAGAAGACCGCGTCCTCACTTTGGAGGCGCGGTAA
- a CDS encoding glycoside hydrolase family 12 protein, producing the protein MATRTRTRTLGRIGKALLAPALALGATIGLAASPASAAVWNSCDQWGNTSLNGYTLYNNIWGSGAGSQCIWANSGTNWGVWANHPNTGGIKSYPNSKKVINKTITSLGSLNSSYNVTVPSSGAYNTSYDIWDTDYDYEIMLWVNYNGAVGPLGTSQGNVTLGGHTWAVYKGSNGANEVFSFLRTSDSNSGTVQILPILKWIKDTKGWMGNETIGDVQFGFEVTSSSGGLDFATNNLTVSSS; encoded by the coding sequence ATGGCAACACGCACCCGCACCCGCACCCTGGGCCGCATCGGCAAGGCCCTGCTGGCCCCCGCCCTCGCGCTCGGCGCCACCATCGGCCTCGCCGCCTCCCCCGCCTCGGCCGCCGTCTGGAACTCCTGCGACCAGTGGGGCAACACGAGCCTCAACGGCTACACGCTCTACAACAACATCTGGGGCTCCGGCGCCGGCAGCCAGTGCATCTGGGCCAACTCCGGAACCAACTGGGGCGTTTGGGCCAACCACCCCAACACCGGCGGCATCAAGTCGTACCCCAACTCCAAGAAGGTGATCAACAAGACGATCACCTCGCTCGGTTCGCTCAACAGCAGCTACAACGTCACCGTCCCGTCGTCCGGCGCGTACAACACGTCGTACGACATCTGGGACACGGACTACGACTACGAGATCATGCTCTGGGTCAACTACAACGGAGCCGTCGGCCCGCTCGGCACCTCGCAGGGCAACGTGACGCTCGGCGGCCACACCTGGGCCGTCTACAAGGGCAGCAACGGCGCGAACGAGGTCTTCTCGTTCCTGCGGACCTCCGACTCCAACTCCGGCACCGTCCAGATCCTCCCCATCCTGAAGTGGATCAAGGACACCAAGGGCTGGATGGGCAACGAGACCATCGGCGACGTGCAGTTCGGCTTCGAGGTCACCTCGTCGTCCGGCGGCCTGGACTTCGCCACCAACAACCTGACCGTCAGCAGCAGCTGA
- a CDS encoding glycoside hydrolase family 36 protein — translation MTDSSTGPNHPETAFTWGHPAIETAFATAADGTLRLVRLGPSSDTADPEAALPLVELTAFGHGSGWSGPRFTGTAFGARLAYRGHRRDSRGGWERLTVELHDPATGLTAFVELSSPAGVAVLRSRVRLRNDGTEPVVVQSVSSLLLGGLPSPDALDVHRARNDWLAECRWYTEPLRDTVADISVDVHQHDSRAALALTGRGSWPSDGHLPMGALTERGGQGDLGRAWVWQVESPAGWRWDLGERAHGTYLAVNGPTDAEHQWRVRLAPGEESTTVPAALALGAGLDEALAALTSYRRAVRRPHPDHVTLPVVFNDYMNTLMGDPTTEKLLPLIDAAAEAGAEYFCVDSGWYDDSVDGGWWDGVGEWLPSPRRFPDGGIQAVLDRIRERGMVPGLWLEPEVVGVRSPVAAALPPEAFFQRDGVRLSEQGRHQLDLRHPAARAHLDKTVDRLVGDWGVGYLKLDYNIVVDPGTSAPGDLSPGAGLLGHAHAFLDWLSDVLDRHPRLVIENCASGGMRMDGATLAVAQLQSTSDQQDPLRYPPIAAAAPTAVPPEQGAVWAYPQPDHDDDLITFTLGGALLGRIHLSGHLDRMTERQLRLVRDAVDTYKSIRGDLARAVPFWPLGLPGWTDEWPALGLRVPGGPSYLSVWRRGGDSEVTLPVRHLADRGGPVRTEILHPSAVRAESAAVWDPATGELRVSLPRTPGVLLIRLTPEARAEA, via the coding sequence CTGACGGACAGCTCCACCGGCCCCAACCACCCGGAGACGGCCTTCACCTGGGGGCACCCGGCGATCGAGACCGCGTTCGCGACGGCCGCGGACGGAACGCTGCGGCTGGTCCGGCTCGGCCCCTCCAGTGATACGGCCGACCCTGAAGCCGCGCTTCCGCTCGTCGAGTTGACCGCTTTCGGGCACGGCAGCGGGTGGTCCGGGCCGCGCTTCACCGGTACGGCCTTCGGGGCGCGGCTCGCGTACCGGGGTCACCGCCGCGACAGTCGCGGCGGCTGGGAACGGCTGACGGTCGAACTCCACGATCCCGCGACCGGGTTGACCGCCTTCGTCGAGCTGTCCTCCCCCGCCGGCGTGGCCGTCCTCCGCTCCCGGGTGCGGCTCCGCAACGACGGCACGGAACCCGTCGTCGTCCAGTCCGTCAGCAGCCTCCTCCTCGGCGGGCTCCCCTCCCCCGACGCCCTCGACGTGCACCGGGCCCGCAACGACTGGCTCGCGGAGTGCCGTTGGTACACCGAGCCGCTGCGCGACACGGTCGCCGACATCAGCGTGGACGTCCATCAGCACGACAGCCGGGCCGCGCTCGCCCTTACCGGGCGGGGCAGCTGGCCGAGCGACGGGCATCTGCCGATGGGGGCGCTCACGGAACGGGGTGGGCAGGGGGACCTGGGCCGCGCGTGGGTCTGGCAGGTGGAGTCGCCCGCCGGATGGCGATGGGACCTGGGGGAACGCGCGCACGGCACCTACCTGGCCGTGAACGGCCCGACCGACGCCGAGCACCAGTGGCGGGTACGGCTGGCGCCGGGCGAGGAGTCGACGACCGTGCCGGCGGCGCTGGCGCTCGGGGCCGGGCTCGACGAGGCGCTGGCCGCCCTGACCTCGTACCGCCGGGCCGTCCGCCGCCCGCACCCCGACCACGTCACGCTCCCCGTCGTCTTCAACGACTACATGAACACGCTGATGGGCGACCCGACGACCGAGAAGCTGCTGCCGCTGATCGACGCGGCGGCGGAGGCCGGCGCGGAGTACTTCTGTGTCGACTCCGGCTGGTACGACGATTCGGTGGACGGCGGCTGGTGGGACGGCGTCGGCGAGTGGCTGCCGTCGCCGCGCCGCTTCCCCGACGGCGGTATCCAGGCCGTCCTGGACCGGATCCGGGAGCGCGGCATGGTGCCCGGTCTGTGGCTGGAGCCGGAGGTCGTCGGCGTCCGCAGCCCGGTCGCGGCCGCACTCCCGCCGGAGGCCTTCTTCCAGCGCGACGGCGTCCGGCTGAGCGAACAGGGCCGCCACCAGCTCGACCTGCGCCACCCGGCCGCCCGCGCGCACCTCGACAAGACGGTGGACCGTCTCGTCGGCGACTGGGGCGTGGGCTACCTCAAGCTCGACTACAACATCGTGGTCGACCCCGGCACCAGCGCCCCTGGCGACCTCTCCCCCGGCGCCGGCCTCCTCGGCCACGCCCACGCCTTCCTGGACTGGCTCTCCGACGTCCTGGACCGCCACCCCCGGCTGGTGATCGAGAACTGCGCCTCCGGCGGCATGCGCATGGACGGCGCCACCCTGGCCGTCGCCCAACTCCAGTCCACCAGCGACCAACAGGACCCCCTCCGCTACCCCCCGATCGCCGCCGCCGCACCCACGGCGGTACCGCCGGAACAGGGCGCCGTCTGGGCCTATCCCCAGCCCGACCACGACGACGACCTGATCACCTTCACCCTCGGCGGGGCGCTCCTGGGCCGCATCCACCTCTCCGGCCATCTCGACCGCATGACGGAGCGTCAACTCCGGCTCGTGCGGGACGCGGTGGACACGTACAAGTCGATCCGCGGCGATCTGGCCCGTGCGGTGCCGTTCTGGCCGCTCGGCCTGCCGGGGTGGACGGACGAGTGGCCGGCGCTGGGGCTGAGGGTGCCGGGCGGGCCGTCGTACCTCTCGGTGTGGCGGCGCGGTGGCGACTCCGAAGTGACGCTCCCGGTAAGGCACTTGGCGGACCGAGGCGGCCCCGTCCGCACGGAGATCCTGCACCCGTCGGCCGTGCGGGCGGAGTCGGCGGCGGTCTGGGACCCGGCCACCGGCGAACTGCGGGTGTCGCTGCCGCGCACCCCCGGCGTGCTGCTGATCCGTCTGACGCCGGAGGCCCGGGCGGAGGCATAG
- a CDS encoding LacI family DNA-binding transcriptional regulator produces the protein MNVTGHTRRPASIRDVATAAGVSYQTVSRVINGHPSVKHTTRERVLAAIDELGFRRNATALALASGRSRAVTVLTANTTHYGYASILQGIEEAARAASYAVGIGVLESADETAVAAEVQRAADAGGGLIVIAYDPAGVRALGAVPAELPVVGVVETPASPPGGDRPWVWTDDREAAYEATRHLLSLGHETVHYVAIPSSTRRTSAARTTGWRQALREAGAPEPRPVQGSWSPAGGHAAGVKLAADPAVTAILCGNDDLALGVLRALHEAGRSVPGEVSVAGFDDAPHSAYLTPSLTTVRLDFTGLGRAAFALLHAVVEESAQIAPHPVSVPELVVRESSGPPPAKT, from the coding sequence ATGAATGTGACCGGTCACACAAGGCGCCCGGCGAGCATCCGGGACGTCGCGACCGCCGCCGGGGTCTCCTACCAGACCGTTTCCCGGGTGATCAACGGCCACCCCAGCGTCAAGCACACGACGCGGGAGCGGGTGCTGGCGGCCATCGACGAGCTCGGGTTCCGGCGGAACGCCACCGCGCTCGCGCTGGCCAGCGGCCGCAGCCGGGCCGTGACCGTGCTCACCGCCAACACCACGCACTACGGCTACGCCTCGATCCTCCAGGGCATCGAGGAGGCGGCACGCGCGGCGTCGTACGCGGTCGGGATCGGCGTCCTCGAATCCGCGGACGAGACCGCTGTCGCCGCCGAGGTGCAGCGGGCGGCGGACGCGGGCGGCGGGCTGATCGTGATCGCCTACGATCCGGCCGGTGTCCGGGCGCTCGGTGCCGTGCCCGCCGAACTGCCGGTCGTGGGTGTCGTCGAGACCCCGGCCAGTCCGCCCGGCGGCGACCGCCCCTGGGTGTGGACCGACGACCGCGAGGCCGCCTACGAGGCGACCCGCCATCTGCTCTCCCTCGGCCACGAGACCGTGCACTACGTGGCGATCCCGTCCAGCACGCGGCGGACCAGCGCCGCCCGTACCACCGGCTGGCGACAGGCACTGCGCGAGGCCGGCGCGCCCGAACCCCGTCCGGTGCAGGGGAGTTGGAGCCCGGCCGGTGGCCACGCGGCCGGGGTGAAGCTGGCGGCGGACCCGGCCGTGACCGCGATCCTCTGCGGCAACGACGACCTCGCGCTCGGCGTCCTGCGCGCGCTGCACGAGGCCGGGCGGTCCGTGCCCGGAGAGGTGAGCGTCGCCGGGTTCGACGACGCCCCGCACTCCGCCTATCTGACCCCGTCCCTGACGACCGTACGCCTGGACTTCACCGGCCTCGGGCGGGCCGCCTTCGCCCTGCTGCACGCGGTCGTGGAGGAGTCCGCGCAGATCGCCCCGCACCCGGTGTCCGTACCGGAGCTGGTGGTGCGGGAGAGCTCGGGGCCGCCGCCCGCCAAGACGTGA
- a CDS encoding ABC transporter substrate-binding protein — protein MKTRALPTLALICALGLAATACSDPTAGTSGADTDTKQTAVDPTARLDGVQLTMWTAQNTVNAPKQVIDAFEKATGAEVNTQAVPDLYEQNVPTRLASGDRPDLMFWQPSISTLPFIQPQQNLLPLDGEPWESKLGDTEKSLGIIDGKRYAAIVTSPAMLGVYYNKDVFKAAGLSEKDFPKSYDELLALGHTVTDKTDAAAFYEAGGDKWPLQWQMQVQLTDLDKQWWADLNENKEKWTDPVVVGAIKKYKEKLLDAGLAQKNYRTGTFTGQADALWKGEAGMVLNVTSFQSQLQAKYSTAEIDERIGWFPIANSGATGLYSPDQTNGVVAFKTGDDKRQNAARQFLAFWLGPDYADYIKAMKIPSVQPSVPTPDGLPETSKDQVAALPTAIGVFQAKAIVAPDTHLYLADMLFDKKSPQQVAQAIQDQFAQVAKAQGAPGF, from the coding sequence ATGAAGACAAGAGCTCTCCCGACGCTGGCCCTCATATGCGCCCTAGGCCTGGCCGCCACCGCGTGCAGCGATCCCACGGCGGGAACCTCCGGCGCCGACACGGACACGAAGCAGACGGCCGTCGACCCCACCGCCCGCCTCGACGGCGTGCAGCTGACCATGTGGACCGCGCAGAACACGGTGAACGCGCCCAAGCAGGTCATCGACGCCTTCGAGAAGGCCACCGGCGCCGAGGTGAACACCCAGGCGGTCCCGGATCTCTACGAGCAGAACGTGCCGACCAGGCTCGCCTCCGGCGACCGGCCGGACCTGATGTTCTGGCAGCCGTCCATCTCCACCCTCCCCTTCATCCAGCCGCAGCAGAACCTCCTCCCCCTCGACGGGGAGCCGTGGGAGTCCAAGCTCGGCGACACCGAGAAGTCGCTCGGCATCATCGACGGCAAGCGGTACGCGGCGATCGTCACCAGCCCGGCCATGCTCGGCGTCTACTACAACAAGGACGTCTTCAAGGCCGCCGGGCTGAGCGAGAAGGACTTCCCGAAGTCCTACGACGAACTGCTCGCCCTCGGGCACACCGTCACCGACAAGACCGACGCGGCCGCCTTCTACGAGGCCGGCGGCGACAAGTGGCCCCTCCAGTGGCAGATGCAGGTGCAGCTCACCGACCTCGACAAGCAGTGGTGGGCCGACCTGAACGAGAACAAGGAGAAGTGGACCGACCCGGTCGTCGTCGGCGCGATCAAGAAGTACAAGGAGAAGCTGCTCGACGCCGGGCTCGCCCAGAAGAACTACAGGACGGGCACCTTCACCGGGCAGGCCGACGCGCTGTGGAAGGGCGAGGCGGGCATGGTCCTCAACGTCACCTCCTTCCAGAGCCAGTTGCAGGCCAAGTACTCCACCGCGGAGATCGACGAGAGGATCGGCTGGTTCCCGATCGCCAACTCCGGCGCCACCGGCCTGTATTCGCCCGACCAGACCAACGGCGTGGTCGCCTTCAAGACCGGTGACGACAAGCGGCAGAACGCGGCCCGGCAGTTCCTCGCCTTCTGGCTCGGCCCCGACTACGCCGACTACATCAAGGCGATGAAGATCCCGTCGGTGCAGCCCTCCGTGCCCACCCCGGACGGGCTCCCGGAGACGTCGAAGGACCAGGTCGCGGCGCTGCCCACCGCCATCGGCGTCTTCCAGGCCAAGGCGATCGTCGCTCCGGACACGCACCTGTACCTCGCCGACATGCTCTTCGACAAGAAGAGCCCGCAGCAGGTCGCCCAGGCCATCCAGGACCAGTTCGCACAGGTGGCGAAGGCCCAGGGCGCGCCCGGTTTCTAG
- a CDS encoding carbohydrate ABC transporter permease, translating into MADTAIRTREQAPTRREPRRVGRLPRAAVHHPWWFALPAIIVFAGFFLVPNLLNFYYPFTNWSSYHPDIAFTGLDNFTTIADDGTLVRAIRTTLLYALLAAVFQNGFGLVLALLLEDDTRFNRFFRAVFFLPVLISALATGYVFQALLDQDGAVNSVLGTDVPWLGSTTWTLVVVTLIHGWKWMGLSMLIYLAGLKGIPGDMLEAARMDGAGPWRAFWSVRWPMLAPALTFNVTTALIGSMNTFDIVQATTGGGPAASTEVFNIYMFRIFGQGLYAQASAMSLVLFLVVVAVAIPLVIGLRRREQLL; encoded by the coding sequence ATGGCGGACACGGCCATACGTACCCGTGAACAGGCACCCACGAGACGCGAACCCCGGCGAGTGGGGCGGCTGCCCCGGGCCGCCGTGCACCATCCCTGGTGGTTCGCGCTCCCCGCGATCATCGTCTTCGCGGGCTTCTTCCTGGTGCCCAACCTGCTCAACTTCTACTACCCGTTCACCAACTGGTCCTCGTACCACCCGGACATCGCCTTCACCGGCCTCGACAACTTCACGACCATCGCCGACGACGGCACCCTCGTCCGCGCGATCCGCACGACCCTGCTGTACGCGCTGCTCGCGGCGGTCTTCCAGAACGGCTTCGGGCTGGTGCTGGCCCTCCTGCTGGAGGACGACACCCGCTTCAACCGCTTCTTCCGTGCCGTCTTCTTCCTGCCGGTGCTCATCTCGGCCCTCGCCACGGGGTACGTCTTCCAGGCGCTCCTCGACCAGGACGGTGCGGTCAACTCCGTGCTGGGCACGGACGTTCCGTGGCTGGGCTCGACGACCTGGACGCTCGTCGTCGTCACCCTCATCCACGGCTGGAAGTGGATGGGCCTGTCGATGCTGATCTATCTGGCGGGGCTCAAGGGCATCCCCGGCGACATGCTGGAGGCCGCGCGGATGGACGGGGCCGGGCCCTGGCGGGCCTTCTGGTCGGTGCGCTGGCCGATGCTCGCGCCGGCCCTCACCTTCAACGTCACCACGGCGCTCATCGGCTCGATGAACACCTTCGACATCGTGCAGGCCACGACCGGCGGCGGGCCCGCGGCCTCCACGGAGGTCTTCAACATCTACATGTTCCGGATCTTCGGACAGGGCCTGTACGCACAGGCGTCGGCGATGAGTCTCGTGCTCTTCCTGGTGGTGGTCGCCGTCGCGATTCCGCTGGTCATCGGGTTGCGGCGAAGGGAGCAGCTGCTGTGA
- a CDS encoding carbohydrate ABC transporter permease encodes MSPSVVWRYGRPALVLLIAGLAVGVPLWLVLVTSAKPQAEAIEPNLDPPEHWQPGTNYEDAVGQGEMLRGLLNSLLVVVPSVVLVLILGAGAAWVFARRKSKLVSAAYALCISGLLLPPAVITIVMELRQLGLAGTRPGMIAVYTGMYLSTSIFFMTGFIRAIPMELEEAARIDGAKPFRIFARIVLPLLRPVIATATIMVMLYAWSDIFYAFFVLGGGDRATLPLNLYKVASAQLYLNNWHLVFAYVVVMSLPMVAVFLVGQRKIVSGITSGAVK; translated from the coding sequence GTGAGCCCGTCCGTGGTCTGGCGGTACGGCCGCCCGGCCCTCGTCCTGCTCATCGCCGGGCTCGCCGTCGGCGTCCCCCTCTGGCTGGTCCTCGTCACCTCCGCCAAGCCGCAGGCGGAGGCCATCGAGCCGAACCTGGACCCGCCGGAGCACTGGCAGCCCGGGACCAACTACGAGGACGCCGTCGGCCAGGGCGAGATGCTGCGCGGCCTCCTCAACTCCCTGCTGGTCGTGGTCCCTTCGGTGGTCCTCGTGCTGATCCTCGGCGCGGGCGCCGCCTGGGTCTTCGCGCGCCGCAAGTCCAAGCTGGTCTCGGCGGCGTACGCGCTGTGCATCAGCGGACTGCTGCTGCCGCCGGCCGTCATCACCATCGTGATGGAGCTGCGGCAGCTCGGGCTGGCGGGCACCCGTCCCGGAATGATCGCCGTCTACACCGGGATGTACCTCTCCACGTCGATCTTCTTCATGACGGGCTTCATCCGTGCCATCCCCATGGAACTGGAGGAAGCGGCCCGGATCGACGGGGCGAAACCGTTCCGGATCTTCGCGCGGATCGTCCTTCCGCTCCTCCGGCCGGTCATCGCCACCGCGACGATCATGGTGATGCTCTACGCCTGGAGCGACATCTTCTACGCCTTCTTCGTCCTCGGCGGCGGCGACCGGGCCACCCTCCCGCTCAACCTCTACAAGGTCGCGAGCGCCCAGCTCTACCTCAACAACTGGCATCTCGTCTTCGCGTACGTCGTGGTGATGAGCCTGCCGATGGTCGCCGTCTTCCTCGTCGGCCAGCGAAAGATCGTGTCCGGAATCACCAGTGGAGCCGTCAAATGA